Genomic segment of Diachasmimorpha longicaudata isolate KC_UGA_2023 chromosome 14, iyDiaLong2, whole genome shotgun sequence:
GCGCACCAAGAGAACCATCGGAGACCCATGCCAGCCAGTTACAACGTTGCCACATTGTTCGGTACACCGAGCATTACCACTACATACGCCCTATGTTTTCGGATATAATCGTTTACAAATGTGTGGGTCGAGATGCCCATATGATACTTCTGGCGCGTGCTCTAATCAAAACTACCAATTGTAAGGAGTGGAGAGGGGGCGAGAGGGGTGAGGGATATATAACACGGATGATCTGTCATATTAATCAGCTGTAAGCGCTTCAAACTAAACATATAATGTCTCTTGTCCCCTCTGCACCAataaaattatcgattttttttcccctgttCCGGACGATTTATTTTCCCTCTTCTTCACTGCTGATTATACTCTTGTTGGAATAATTGGCAGAATTCTAgggggtggaaaatttttaggggatgaaaatattaaaatatcggACTATCTCgctccccctctccctccctatTGACAATATACAcgtgataaaaattcatttcaggCGGAGAATTGGATTGTTCTATGTTTATGGAATTTTCTTGGGGACAAATTGTTTTAGTTGAATCTTTCCATTTGttctttgaaaattcgaaACAATAAATAGATCGTGTGATTTTCTTGTTGTCCGGAAATACTCCTTATGACTATTGAATCAAGCCCACTGTAAAAATTGCGACAATGGAAAACAAAATTCCCAGGGAATTGATTTTAATAGAATGCAGCGTCGCCGAGGTGACGATTGAATTTCATGGAATATTAATTCATCTAATAGAGACGTATTATGTAAGACCGTCAGGTGGAATTGAGTTATTCCCGGAGGTTTATTGAAGATATTTTCCACGGAATTTTACCCAGTTTCAACGGAGAATATTTTCAGAGTTTTTTGCTCGGTGTCGAGAGACTGGAGATGTTATGCTGTTTGaagcaattaaattattcactgcaaagaatttattaattgaattaaatctcTGGGACCGTTGACGACGTAATTGTGAATGAATTAGTTTTTCTAAtgatataaaattataaaatggggacaaaaaaatatttttgctcaTGAAACTCGTCCCAGAATCATTATGTATacaaatacaaataaattatgtacGCAAGATGTAAATAGTTGGCTGAAGGCTTTGGGATTATaacaaattataaattctcgcgATAACCAATGTCTCGCAAcgaatttcgttaaaaatatcgaaaaaatgaACGGAAGAGGACgagaaatcaaataaatattcgtaATCACATTCAATAAAGAAATATATCAACTCAATAATCTTAGAAATTGAATGATCACATTGACAAACACACAATTTCGCTGAAATCACAACGTCTCCGTTGAAACCCCAGACTAATAAAAAGTAACAGTGAAATGACGTGCACGCGATACATCTCCAATTGCCACTTTATTTTATGTTTACCCTCGCCACGAAAAAATGTCAGTACAAATAAACTCGAGTATCGTCTCCCTCTCGAGTGAAAAAtaccttcaaaaaaaaaaaaaaaaagggtcaGTAAAACTACGAAGAGAATAGtgcaaaaaattgagttaaaaaaaaatcaattcactGCAACTCTAATAAACCATGTCATATAAACTGTGGAGAAACTCCTGAAACTGAAATGGGGCGGAGATCGTTGGAAGTCGAGGAAGGATAGAAAATGGCTGAAAAGAAGTATAAAGGATCGGCTGTCCCATCTACCAGTGGCAAAAAGAATCCTCTGGATACAACAGCTAGAGGAGAGGGACAACACTAacgttgaaataaaataaaaaaggaagaatgaagaaaaaaaagaaggaaaattgTTTGAGAACAAAAATTACATTCTTGGAAGCGAGAAATGTGTGAGAGAGATGTggggtgatgaaaaaaaagtaccaGTAGATAACCAGTTGTTCCGGAATCTCGGAGTCATTGGTGGAATAATAACAAGTTAAATAAATTAGAGAGAATGGGGAGAAAGGGTAAATACTGGTAAATTTAATTAGGGAAATCCAATACATTAAGTATTTTGATTGTAGAATTATTGTACCGAAGATCTGACAATCGAAATCATTTTGAGTGAATTAAAACTTGAATTATTGATaactaaaaattcatcaaaagcAAATTAACGTgatgaatgatattttttttcgagctTGTAAAATTCTCAACATCTAGAAAATTTAACGCTCGGCTCCCCAGGccaattaataaattggaGACAATAAAGGTGGAAATCAATTTGTAATGAAGATATAAGTGCGGAAatctttataaataaattaataatcaatcatGAAACGATAAAAGAATCATTGGCAAATAATTACCATGAGAAAATCTGTCATTATTATTCACTTCAGATTTATCTCAGAAATCAGTGGATTCAGGTAAATACttcgttgaattttccatgtaATGAAACTCCCCACAAAACCAATGTCTAGACGTTTTCTCTCTCACACTACTCACGATCGCGATAGGTTTGTCAATCAAAGTGAAAAATGTTCTACAACAATTTGTTAAATCTCCCGAGATTAAGTGTATTGTATTTCCAACTGCTACAACCAGATTCACCGTGTAATCTACAGACTTATCTCCCATTAATAGCCACTCACTACTCGAGATAAGATCAGCAACGATTCTGTGATTCCATCGAGATTATGAATGTCTGAGTGGGGTGAAATGATAATAAACGCTTTTTCCTTTGTCTCCGGGGGTATCTTCGATAGTAGCAAGAgggagtgaataaaaataaagccgGCACGACCAATTCGGTCTCCCTATCTCCAAAAATAAGCAATAAAACTTCATGAAACACTGTCTCAATCCCCTCGAAAGAAAGTCGTTTGTTTACGATTCATATTTCAGTGGACAGCTGGGAAAGTCCAGAAACCGAATCCGTAATTATCTCCAGAGGAAAGAGTTTCAATCTGTGAAATATCGATCAACATCGTTGTAAATTAGTTAACTaatcaccgaaaaaaaaattacctcgaGGTCTTCATAACTCCTAAACGCAAGAATAGCAAATCCATCGATGATGTCCTCCTCGAAAGGGGGTTCTTTCGCACCACCCCCAGCAATACTCGACTTTTTCCTGGGCCTGGGAGGTCTCGGTGGCCTGACAGGCCTCTGATGACCATCCCTGGGCCCGCTGGACCTTGACAATCCCAACGTCTCCTCATCCTCCCCACTGTGGCTATCCTCATCATCCCCAGGCCTCTGTCTCACCTGATGGGAGAGATTATGATTCTTAGCACTTGCCaaactctctctctgtgccaaAATCCTCTGAGCCCTCTCGCGTCGCCTGTTTCTCTGACTGTTTCGTTGCTTAACCTCGATTTCCATTGTGATTTAGACTCGTCTAAGATGACAGGTGCACGTCAAACCCGTCCATAATCAAACAATCATGTGGAGTAtttcagtttaaaaaaaaaacacttcaaCCCCACAACTGTGGAGTTatctattttttatcttcactTTTCACAGTGAAAATCACAATTTCCTCCAGTTTCCAGCATCGATCGCCCTGTGGACAGACAGACAACGCGTTACACCACCAACTGGAGATGAAATCACTTGACGAAAACCCGTGAACATACACCACAATTTACCCAAAATAATGATATCTCCACTTATGAAAAAACACTTGGACTATCCCTGGAATATATTCACGCGTCTTATTCTCAATATGAGACCCAAGTACGCGCGATTCAGGGCTCTGTACGTACGTGCATACGTATTGTACGCACGTACGCACCTTGACGATAGTTCACCGTTCTTTATGCTCCATTTTGTTTCATTATTCAGGCACAAGGGCTTCAACAATTTATTACCaaattttagtatttttaGTGTGGAATGGGGTATCACTTTGTCACAGATTTACAGTCCACCAGCATCGactcttttttttatgtatcGAGACACTGGTCCGTGACCCCGCGGTCCAGAATTCGTCgaactgtcaattttttttttttcactttgttCCAAGTATTTCGGGGGAGTTTTTCGTGGCCTCCCGGGGGAGGGTTCTACGGCACTGATGAGGGATCGATGGTTTTTACAGGACAATTGTTGatgtaaaattttttagtgaGTAGAGGGCACGTACACCGATTGTTTGGAATGGCGGATCGAACAGGCACGCACGGTTGCCGCATCGTGTGGTAAAAATGGCCGTCCGCAAACTAACACACACTTGGATGAAATGAGAGGTTTGGAGGGTCGAACACTGAGTTTTGgtgattgggattttttttgaggtACAGAGGGTTTTGAGGAAGGGGACAGGGGGCACAGGAGGTGGAGGGATCCTCGAGgaggagggatttttttttcggggatttCACGAGTGTTTTGACACTTTGGGCAGAGGGTTAagtttttttcggaattttttttataagcgGAGGGCGGAGGGGGCACCAGAGGGTCACTGGAGGGATGGAAGATGGTCCGGTGGGATGATGTGTCGATCCACCGAGGGATAATACGTAAAATCCATCAGGAACATGGCGTGATTGTTGAAGGTTTTCACATTTGTCACTGGGATTCCTCGAGGGTTTCGGTGGAGTCGCCACTTGGGGGGCGAGCGGGCACTGGGGCAGTGTTCTTGAGTGgtagaaaattaaaagatCGAGATTTTGAGGTTTGAGGAACCTCAGGCAACTCACAGCGGCTGCTCGAAGAACTGGACTAAAGgggtttttattgttttttttttcgggggctTTGAGGTTGGAGGCTGCGTGTGTATCGGGTTTGTGGAGTTTGAGAGTGACTGGGATTGGTGGCGTAGATGTACAGAAGCTGTGGTGGGGAGGGCGCGGGCGATTTGAAATGCGAATGGTGTAATGGACTGGACAGTTACGgttcattcattttaattcagaaGATCGAGTGCAGatgtttttattcaatagatctctctcattttaattcatgatTAATACACAATCAATACAAAAATAGATGACGAGATTCACAATTTcttgtttaaaaaatgtaaataaaattacaattgcAATTCATCGGCCTTCTGCTTCTTCACGGCCATCATCATAGCCCCTAGGAAATCATCGAAATTTGATGTCTCGGTGTTATCAGTGAACAATGCGTGCGCCAAAAACGGAACTTTCCGCAGGGCCCGACCACTCAGGCCCACACTCGTGTAGATTAAATTGCGGAAATTGACGGTCGTCTTGCCATGCGATGATATACATTCGTAGATCGGATCTGAGACGTCTCCAATGCAGTCGTACACCTCCCAGGGTTGAATCTCAAAGGACTCCAGAAAATTTACctgaaaattcaaagtttCTTCGATAAAACGCAACTCAGCCCCAGAATTATTTCTATTTGAATTCATCTACCCTCATCAACTCCTTCAAACACGACGAATAAATCTGATAAATAGCCTTGGGCTCAGGGTGCCCAATGAACTGCTTGATATCAGCCCTATCCACGAATGCCAAGTCTATTGCCTCTGTCACATTGCTTGTCGTCAATATAAGAACGTTTCTGTAACGTTTCAACTGGTCCAGCTGCGTCAAAAGCGCATTGACGACTCTTATTGCGTCACTGGGTTCAGATCCACTGGTGCATGACTTTCTGGCATGTGCCAACGACTCCACCTCATCAATCAGGATGCATACGAGTGCCTGGGGATCGTCCAGGAGCTCTTTCACCCCGTTAAATAACTTCATCACTAATTTACCACTCTAAAAACATAAAAACcctattttacattttcttaactaaaaaattaatttacatacTCGACAGCTTGAGTTTATTCCACATTTTTCTCGAGAATGAGCGAATTTACGAGGCAATGtcatataatattatttatggagactttAATCCCTCATAAAAAAGTTTTCATGACATTTTCTCTTAGAATCAACAGTTAGCGAGGTAATAGGGGAATCGCTTGATGTACCTCAGAAAACCACTTTGAAAATAGACTGTGGCTGTTTATCTCGACTAGTTCTCctcgaggaaaatatttattcagtcGAATTGCAGCTTTGTGAGCTAGAGCTTTGCATAAACTAGTTTTTCCGGTGCCTGGAGGCCCATGGAGAAGAACAACTCTGTTCCAGGTGATGATGTTGGGATCTACATTCTTTTCCGAGAAGAGCATCGTTGTTTCGATGAAATTCAAAAGCTAAAAAGTCAAACGATGATTGAAATATCCTTGGATGTCCCTAAAAATGAtacagaatttttcttgaaggatttgaaaatattttttgtacgTTTTCCTTGATTTTTGTTGTGTAGCAAAGGTTTTCCCACAGCCCATTAAATTCTGCAGCTGGTAGAATCCAGTGAGACGAGACTGGGAGCTCCTCAGAATCGGCCTGCATTGTCTCAGTGGACACCTCTTCCAGGGCCAGCCTGTAGATAAAGTATCTGAAGGGCCCACTGTCACTAATTGCAATTTTGTCTTTAGTGTCCTGTCCGGAAATTATGAGAAATGAATCAGAAACTTCAAACGACACTTGAGGTACTTGATGTACAGAGCTTGTTGAACTTAATTTAGGTTACCTTGCCATTATTTCTGAAGCAACAACTGACGAAAGCCACATGATCCCTCAAAAGTTCAATCGGTGAATTATttgttgaaattggaatgtcCACGTCCACTTGCTCCAGTCTCATCAACTCTAAGTGGACTAATTCAGTTATTCTGTCATTGTTGAGAGTGCTGGGGCAATACAATTGACCATTGACAATAAACCAAAATTATAGAAACTGTCGTGCAGATTATTTCGAGGAACAGAGTGTTTCCTCGAGCATTACCTTTCGTTCCTTTGACATATCTCGACGTCAACAGCTCGTGTTGGCATTTTTAAAGCCCCAGAAGTACGACAAGGTACCAGAGAGTATAATAATTAGTGATATTGGTCTGCAGTCACTTCACTTCTCGGTTGGTTCGTTGGGAATCGAGGACTGATTCTGTTAATCACTACTTTGTTGATACTTTTTATCTAATCGAACCACTCCGACTCTTGTTATTTACGAGGAGCACATGTCAACGGTTTTAATTCGTTAGGGGCATTTAAAAATGGGGAGTGTGGGAGGGAGTGACTTTACCGACTGTTTAAAATGcctctggattttttaaaaatgtttaccGCCAATGGAAAGTCCAGTTATTTCctcagaaattttcaattaaaattaattgattaatcaatcaatagaTAAAACGTTTTGAAAGGAAAAGGGAATTCGATCATTTGTGCGATAAAATGATCgaccaaaaaatcaaaattgaaatgaacaaacaatttattttaaatgtctATCGTCTGTGGTGGCTcatgtacaaaaaaattattttaaaaattatctggAAGGTTTTTCATTTGCAAAACCTCCTCATAGAGGTTCATTGCACCACTATTACGCACCATCCGACCACTCTACACTAATTCCATGCAATCTGCGCAATCGGTGCATTCTTTATTCTGTAGATTGATGGTCAACACTCTTTACAATGTTCACATTTTGAATTCAATAACATAATGGTCCGCTGATTGAATTCATCTGAACGATAAATCACCGGTCGCGATTCATTCGCATATTATAAAAGGAACCGGGCGTCATTCGCTCAGTTTGCGCCTGACAACAGGAGAGAGTACAGTGtttcttaaatttttaataccaAAAGACCAATTTTTAGGATTTAATAGATCAGCACAACTCAAGATGAAGCTTCTTATATTCACGCTGTGTTTAGTTAGTGCGGTTTTTCATAGTACATCGGCATCGGAAAggtaactaattaatttttaaccgCATTCGAAAACTGTTTCGTTTTTTCAGAAGAAATTGCGcaatttttgtcaaaatattGGTTGTGGTATCCaatcaattgataaattattcaatagtCAAGTGACTAATCCCGTATCATCCcccattttcaatcatttccaTCATCTTAAAAACcacaaaaaacaattattacaTTCCCCCTACACCCACCTCTTCCCCAGGAATCCTCTCCAACCCCAGCTCCCTTACTGTCTGCTGTCCAACCGATTTTACCTCTCAGAATCTCTTCCAGCGATTGCAAGGTGAACTTCACAGAGGAGCACGGCACAATCATCTCCTCCAACGCGACAACCGCCAACAAGAACTGCACCTGGATCATAAATCTCCCTCCCACCAAGTTGATAAAGTTCTTCTTCTCCCGCGTATCAATGCGCAATCCAGAGAACTCTTGCATCAACAATCTCTCGATCAACGAGACCATCAATGGAAACGATTCAAGTCTCGGTCTCTTCTGCAACGACTCCACCCCACTCCCTTTGACAACCACCACCTCCACCGCACGCATCACCTTCCAATCCAACAACTCGATGCTCCAGAACTCCACAAACTCCCACTTCCAGTTGATCTGGATGTCCCTGGACAATCCCAACGTGACCCAGACATGTTCAAAAGCCATCAACGAACCCTCCGGTGCCCTAATGTCCCCGAATTACCCCAACGGTAATCCCCTGCCATTCAACTGCACCTACAAGATCATCCAATCGCCGGGTAAAATTATCCAATTGAGCCT
This window contains:
- the LOC135169000 gene encoding pachytene checkpoint protein 2 homolog; amino-acid sequence: MPTRAVDVEICQRNESTLNNDRITELVHLELMRLEQVDVDIPISTNNSPIELLRDHVAFVSCCFRNNGKDTKDKIAISDSGPFRYFIYRLALEEVSTETMQADSEELPVSSHWILPAAEFNGLWENLCYTTKIKENLLNFIETTMLFSEKNVDPNIITWNRVVLLHGPPGTGKTSLCKALAHKAAIRLNKYFPRGELVEINSHSLFSKWFSESGKLVMKLFNGVKELLDDPQALVCILIDEVESLAHARKSCTSGSEPSDAIRVVNALLTQLDQLKRYRNVLILTTSNVTEAIDLAFVDRADIKQFIGHPEPKAIYQIYSSCLKELMRVNFLESFEIQPWEVYDCIGDVSDPIYECISSHGKTTVNFRNLIYTSVGLSGRALRKVPFLAHALFTDNTETSNFDDFLGAMMMAVKKQKADELQL